The following coding sequences lie in one Maribacter forsetii DSM 18668 genomic window:
- a CDS encoding PhoX family protein, with protein MSYNRRKFISFMGKAGLGTVVMPQFLISCGSTATPTNGFGQISKEKISTLKAFDLMGLSATNKDDLVLANGLDYHTVIKWGDKISDTDTFGFNNDFTCFIPFDDNNPKDGLLWVNHEYVNPLYVSDFDAKKYENPSEHRTKEQVDKEMYDVGGTIVRIKEENGAWKVVENDPHNRRINGKTPISVNWDSPIKGKSTIIGTNSNCSGGITPWKTFLTCEENYDGFFGETEYDEAKVATHRNSYYGWENFYNYPPEHYGWVVEVNPKDGTAQKHIALGRFAHECCTLYELDDKRVVAYTADDKNDEHLYKFISSEPGSLKKGTLYVADTINGIWLALDWETQAVLKSNFKDQTEVLIRAREAAKLLGATALNRPEDIEIDPVTGNIFITLTNNKPKGDFHGSILKIEENNGAFDALSFKAETYLAGGDENGFSCPDNLAFDMSGNLWITTDMSGSSMNKADKPYMAFKNNSLFVIPRFGPDAGKVIRVASAPNDAELTGPWFSPDGKTLFLSVQHPGEQTVDKNNPTSTWPFDDDNIPKPAVVAITGDLIEKMNLLNRIEI; from the coding sequence ATGTCATACAACCGTAGAAAATTTATTTCCTTTATGGGGAAAGCAGGGCTAGGTACTGTAGTTATGCCACAGTTTTTAATTAGTTGTGGTAGCACGGCAACACCAACTAATGGGTTTGGACAAATCTCAAAAGAAAAGATTAGTACATTAAAAGCTTTTGATTTAATGGGTTTATCCGCAACTAATAAAGATGATTTGGTTTTGGCTAACGGACTTGATTACCATACCGTCATTAAATGGGGCGATAAAATTAGTGATACTGACACTTTTGGTTTTAATAATGATTTTACCTGTTTTATTCCTTTCGATGACAATAATCCAAAAGACGGATTATTATGGGTAAACCACGAGTATGTAAATCCGCTTTATGTATCTGATTTTGATGCCAAAAAATATGAAAACCCTTCTGAACATAGAACCAAAGAGCAAGTTGATAAAGAGATGTATGATGTTGGTGGTACTATTGTAAGGATCAAAGAAGAAAATGGCGCATGGAAAGTGGTTGAAAACGACCCTCATAATCGCCGAATTAATGGTAAAACACCAATAAGCGTTAATTGGGACAGCCCCATAAAAGGCAAATCAACTATTATTGGCACAAATAGCAACTGCTCAGGCGGTATAACACCATGGAAAACATTTCTTACCTGTGAAGAAAACTATGATGGTTTTTTTGGAGAAACGGAATATGACGAAGCTAAAGTAGCCACACATAGAAATAGTTATTACGGTTGGGAAAATTTTTATAACTACCCACCAGAGCATTATGGTTGGGTGGTTGAAGTAAACCCAAAAGATGGCACAGCACAAAAACATATTGCCTTAGGCAGATTTGCCCACGAATGCTGCACCTTATATGAATTAGACGATAAAAGGGTAGTAGCCTATACGGCAGATGATAAAAATGATGAACATTTATACAAGTTTATTTCATCTGAGCCAGGTTCCTTAAAAAAAGGAACCTTATATGTAGCCGATACTATCAATGGTATTTGGCTGGCACTAGATTGGGAAACTCAAGCTGTATTAAAAAGTAATTTCAAAGATCAGACCGAGGTATTGATCAGGGCAAGAGAAGCAGCCAAGCTTCTTGGTGCCACAGCTTTGAACAGACCTGAAGATATAGAAATAGACCCTGTAACCGGCAACATTTTTATTACACTCACCAATAATAAACCCAAAGGAGATTTTCACGGTTCTATTTTGAAAATCGAAGAAAACAACGGAGCTTTTGATGCTTTGAGTTTTAAAGCCGAAACGTATTTGGCGGGAGGCGATGAAAACGGATTTTCATGCCCAGATAATTTAGCTTTTGATATGTCGGGCAATCTTTGGATCACTACAGATATGTCTGGCAGTTCCATGAACAAAGCAGATAAGCCATACATGGCTTTTAAAAACAATAGCCTATTTGTAATACCAAGATTTGGACCCGATGCCGGTAAAGTAATTCGTGTTGCATCTGCTCCAAATGATGCTGAACTTACAGGTCCTTGGTTTTCTCCTGATGGAAAAACCTTGTTTTTAAGTGTTCAACACCCAGGTGAGCAAACCGTAGACAAAAATAATCCTACCAGTACATGGCCTTTTGATGATGACAATATTCCTAAGCCTGCTGTAGTTGCTATTACTGGAGATTTAATTGAAAAAATGAATTTGCTAAACCGAATTGAAATATAA
- a CDS encoding GTP-binding protein, translated as MEAIITVVGFLGAGKTTLLKFLVNSYIDKGWDPFIVLNDYENAHMDAQQLTKKLDLKSIKALSGSCICCSGIMELRDSVNRIPKRKNGITLIEANGTSDACSLLEFLGVGLNERYLPPIQISVVDTKNWQLRGEHNELESNQIQVSSLIILTHLEKVSKDREDIVRKEIKVINSFAKIVTLDELDVSLLPELEPSTNSIKKLEHQKAHWSSCSTDLPEIPDQKVIYTICKALPKSILRVKGCTKIKGEKNYIYFERNPDGEIFVRPFNGIPVTGSKLLTIGPGSAPQTLENAINLSLGTNKIINK; from the coding sequence ATGGAAGCTATTATTACCGTAGTTGGTTTTTTAGGTGCCGGAAAAACGACCTTATTAAAATTCTTGGTCAATAGCTATATTGACAAAGGTTGGGATCCTTTCATTGTTCTTAACGATTATGAGAATGCCCATATGGATGCCCAACAGTTGACCAAAAAGTTAGATTTAAAATCTATTAAAGCACTAAGCGGTAGCTGTATTTGCTGTAGCGGCATTATGGAACTTAGAGATTCAGTAAATAGAATTCCCAAACGAAAAAACGGAATCACACTAATTGAAGCAAACGGAACTTCTGACGCGTGTTCGCTACTTGAATTTTTAGGAGTAGGGCTAAATGAAAGGTATTTGCCTCCTATACAAATATCAGTAGTAGATACTAAAAACTGGCAGCTAAGGGGAGAACATAATGAACTAGAGTCTAATCAAATACAAGTGTCTTCGCTCATTATACTTACGCATCTTGAAAAGGTTTCAAAAGACAGGGAAGACATTGTTAGAAAAGAAATAAAAGTCATCAATTCATTTGCTAAAATTGTGACTTTGGACGAGTTAGATGTTAGTCTACTTCCAGAATTAGAACCATCTACAAACTCAATAAAAAAGCTTGAACATCAAAAAGCACATTGGTCTTCTTGTTCGACCGACTTACCTGAAATTCCCGATCAAAAAGTTATTTATACTATTTGCAAAGCTTTACCTAAAAGCATTTTAAGGGTAAAGGGATGTACTAAAATAAAGGGAGAAAAAAACTACATCTATTTTGAGAGAAATCCTGATGGTGAAATTTTTGTAAGACCGTTTAACGGTATTCCCGTTACAGGTTCAAAACTATTAACCATTGGACCGGGTAGTGCGCCTCAAACTTTAGAAAATGCTATTAATTTAAGCTTAGGCACAAACAAAATTATCAACAAATGA
- a CDS encoding GTP-binding protein, with protein MKKLPVTVLSGFLGAGKTTLLNHVLHNKKGLKVAVIVNDMSEVNIDAQFIENENTLSRTEEKLVEMSNGCICCTLREDLMIEVEKLATQNRFDYLLIESTGISEPIPVAQTFTFESEDGNIDLSRFSYIDNMLTVVDAFNFLKDFSSSDYLTSRDLTNIEGDNRTIVNLLTDQIEFANVIILNKVDLVTENELDELRAIIKKLNPEARIINAENSNVELENVINTGLFDYEKAEASAGWLQELENEHVPETEEYGISSFVFRSKKPFHPERFLNYLNQRFPQNIIRSKGLFWLASRSDQALLWSSAGGSCKADSAGVWWASMPLAERVSYGAFAENQSDIESDWDVLFGDRKIELVFIGQHVDKKEMITELEKCVLTEPEIDLWKEQLFPQQDRWPIA; from the coding sequence ATGAAAAAATTGCCTGTTACCGTTTTAAGCGGATTCTTAGGAGCTGGAAAAACAACCTTGCTCAACCATGTACTACATAACAAAAAAGGCTTAAAAGTTGCCGTAATCGTTAATGATATGAGCGAGGTAAATATAGACGCCCAGTTCATAGAAAATGAAAATACGCTTTCTAGAACCGAGGAGAAACTTGTAGAAATGTCTAACGGCTGTATTTGCTGTACGCTGCGAGAAGATTTAATGATTGAAGTTGAAAAATTAGCTACCCAAAATAGGTTTGACTATTTGTTAATTGAAAGTACCGGTATAAGTGAGCCCATTCCTGTTGCGCAGACCTTTACTTTTGAAAGCGAAGATGGTAATATTGATTTAAGTCGTTTTAGCTACATAGATAACATGCTAACCGTTGTTGATGCTTTTAATTTTTTGAAAGATTTTTCAAGCTCAGACTATTTGACCAGCAGAGATTTAACCAATATTGAAGGGGATAATAGAACTATTGTGAATCTATTGACCGATCAAATTGAATTTGCCAATGTCATCATATTAAATAAAGTTGATTTGGTGACAGAAAATGAACTTGATGAACTTAGGGCTATAATTAAAAAACTAAATCCAGAGGCGCGTATTATAAATGCTGAAAATTCTAATGTTGAGCTAGAAAATGTAATCAATACCGGTTTATTCGATTATGAAAAAGCCGAAGCATCAGCAGGGTGGTTACAAGAGTTAGAAAATGAACATGTTCCAGAAACCGAAGAATACGGTATAAGTTCTTTTGTTTTTAGAAGTAAAAAACCATTTCACCCAGAACGTTTTTTAAATTACTTAAATCAACGATTTCCACAGAATATAATTAGAAGTAAAGGTTTATTCTGGTTAGCTTCACGTTCAGACCAAGCATTACTATGGAGCTCTGCAGGAGGCTCTTGCAAAGCTGATTCCGCTGGGGTTTGGTGGGCTTCAATGCCTTTGGCAGAACGCGTTAGCTATGGTGCTTTTGCTGAAAACCAAAGTGATATCGAGTCTGACTGGGATGTGCTTTTTGGAGATAGAAAAATAGAATTGGTGTTCATAGGGCAGCATGTGGATAAAAAAGAAATGATTACTGAATTAGAAAAGTGTGTTCTAACTGAACCAGAGATAGACTTATGGAAAGAACAACTATTTCCACAACAAGATCGATGGCCCATAGCATAA
- a CDS encoding ABC transporter ATP-binding protein, whose amino-acid sequence MVQTDQLEFQYKNKEQLFRFPNITLKEQEHLVILGKSGIGKTTLLHLLAGLQKSTAGSIKIDEVLINSLSHSQLDTFRGQHIGLVFQKSHAITSLNVYDNLKARLFISKKAIDEKNIDALLKQLDLIENKKSKVNELSVGQLQRLGIAMAVIHQPKLILADEPTSSLDDENCEIVMNLLQQQAKQHQANLVVITHDARIKSSFKNVMTL is encoded by the coding sequence ATGGTACAAACAGATCAACTTGAATTTCAATATAAGAATAAGGAACAGCTTTTTCGCTTTCCTAATATTACTCTAAAGGAGCAAGAACATTTAGTTATTCTTGGTAAATCTGGGATTGGCAAAACTACCTTGCTTCATTTATTAGCCGGTTTACAAAAATCAACTGCTGGTTCTATTAAAATTGATGAAGTACTTATCAACTCCTTATCCCATTCGCAATTAGATACATTTAGAGGGCAACACATTGGGCTTGTCTTTCAAAAAAGTCATGCTATTACATCTTTAAATGTGTATGATAATTTAAAGGCACGACTTTTTATTAGTAAAAAAGCTATCGATGAAAAAAATATAGATGCTTTATTGAAGCAATTAGATTTAATTGAAAACAAGAAAAGCAAAGTAAATGAACTTAGTGTAGGGCAATTGCAACGTTTAGGTATTGCCATGGCAGTAATACACCAGCCAAAACTGATTCTTGCCGATGAACCAACGTCTAGTTTAGACGATGAAAATTGCGAAATTGTGATGAATTTATTACAACAACAAGCCAAACAACATCAAGCAAATTTAGTGGTCATCACCCATGACGCACGAATTAAATCATCATTTAAAAATGTGATGACGTTATGA
- a CDS encoding ABC transporter permease produces the protein MNNLIISLKNLFHKPLYAFLSIFSLSISVALLLGIQQFDTSIQNQFENGLGNIEMVVGAKGSPLQLVLSSVLHIDNPTGNISYTEVQKLSKNPMIKDAVPISYGDNYKGYRIVGSTLGFVNIYEAELLEGKEVSQSLEVVLGNDVANKLGLKLGDTFLSSHGLTENTIEEHDQSFTVVGIYKPTYKVIDRLIITNLASIWDVHHHEEEKEEIHDTHEHEENHEHDTHEADEREVTSILVSFKSPMGLMTMPRNINAQTNMQAALPKYELERLFQFTGVGVKAISWIAYVILLISCITIFISLYKMVKERAFDLALMRTYGASNFQLFCIVAAEGIIMLTVSLILGFIFSQVGLQFIISMFKSQFQQDIVLTFSTPDMVQTLCIIIVIAMVSIVLAILPILKMNISKIISDEK, from the coding sequence ATGAACAACTTAATCATTAGTCTTAAAAACCTATTTCATAAACCGCTTTATGCGTTTCTTAGCATTTTCTCGCTTTCCATTAGTGTTGCGTTATTACTTGGCATTCAGCAATTTGACACTTCTATACAGAATCAGTTCGAAAACGGATTAGGTAACATAGAAATGGTAGTAGGAGCCAAGGGGAGTCCGTTGCAATTGGTACTTTCCTCTGTGTTACATATTGATAATCCTACGGGAAATATTTCGTATACCGAAGTACAAAAGCTGTCTAAAAACCCTATGATCAAAGACGCTGTTCCTATATCCTATGGTGACAATTATAAAGGTTATCGTATTGTAGGTTCTACTCTAGGTTTTGTGAATATATATGAGGCAGAGCTATTAGAGGGAAAGGAAGTGAGTCAGTCCCTAGAGGTCGTTTTAGGTAATGACGTCGCTAACAAATTAGGACTAAAATTAGGCGATACGTTTCTGAGTTCTCATGGACTAACAGAAAATACGATTGAAGAACATGATCAATCTTTTACAGTTGTTGGTATCTATAAGCCTACTTATAAAGTAATTGACAGACTGATCATCACCAACCTTGCTAGTATTTGGGATGTACACCATCATGAGGAAGAAAAAGAGGAAATTCATGATACACATGAACATGAAGAAAATCATGAACATGATACACATGAAGCTGATGAACGTGAAGTAACCTCTATTCTAGTTTCGTTCAAAAGCCCTATGGGATTAATGACAATGCCTAGAAATATTAATGCCCAAACCAATATGCAAGCTGCATTGCCTAAATATGAATTAGAACGGTTATTTCAATTTACCGGTGTTGGGGTCAAAGCCATTTCTTGGATCGCATATGTCATATTGCTCATTTCATGCATAACCATTTTCATTAGCCTTTATAAAATGGTCAAAGAACGTGCTTTTGATCTTGCCCTAATGCGTACCTATGGTGCAAGTAATTTTCAGTTGTTTTGTATTGTAGCCGCTGAAGGTATTATCATGTTAACTGTTTCATTGATTTTAGGTTTCATATTTTCGCAGGTAGGCTTGCAGTTTATTATAAGTATGTTCAAATCTCAGTTTCAGCAAGATATTGTACTTACATTTTCAACTCCTGATATGGTACAAACATTGTGTATCATTATAGTCATAGCTATGGTTTCAATTGTTTTAGCCATACTACCTATATTAAAAATGAATATTTCAAAAATTATAAGTGATGAAAAATAG